CACTTATCGTCCGCGAGATCGAGGCCTCGGAGCGCCGCCTCCACATGATCGAGCGCGAGCTCGCCGGGTACGACACTCTCGACACCTCCAAGTCCTCCCTCCCCTCCGAGCTCAAGCTCTTCCTCGCCCACCACCCCCTTCCCCTCGGCCGTGACGCCCGCTCTGGAATCACCGACATGGTCGCTTCCGTCGCCGACTCCTGCGCCCGCTCCCCTGCCGCCGAGCTCCTCTCCCGCTACATGTCCTACAGGCCCGCCGCTCCATGCCCCACCGACGACTTCCTCCTTCCCCAGAAACTCGTCGCGAAGGCGTGTGAGCCCCTTCCCCGCCGCCGCTGCCTCTCCCGCCCCGCAGCCTCCTCTGCCGCCATTCCTCGACTCTCCTTCGCCCAGTCCCTCTGGAACCCGGGCGCCAAGATCCCCGGCGCCGGCATTTACGGCATCGACAAGCAAATGTGGGTGAAACCCAGGAGTAAAAACGACTTCTTGATCGACGATGTCCTGGCTCTGTGCAGTGGCGGGATCCGGATCGGGTTCGACATCGGAGGTGGAGCTGCAAACTTCGCCGCCAGGATGGCCGAGAGGAACGTCACCGTGGTGACGTCCACCCTCGAGATAGGCGGAAAGCCGATGAATGAGTTCGTGGCGGCTCGGGGCCTCTTCCCGCTGCTCCTCTCGCC
The window above is part of the Musa acuminata AAA Group cultivar baxijiao chromosome BXJ1-1, Cavendish_Baxijiao_AAA, whole genome shotgun sequence genome. Proteins encoded here:
- the LOC135680543 gene encoding probable methyltransferase At1g29790, which codes for MGSVSLNIRDGTARFRRATLCSSAVHLLMLASVLTTNLFALYAFTSAPSPSAVPAFFRHHPGVGGGRGNVSVISDHVSLIVREIEASERRLHMIERELAGYDTLDTSKSSLPSELKLFLAHHPLPLGRDARSGITDMVASVADSCARSPAAELLSRYMSYRPAAPCPTDDFLLPQKLVAKACEPLPRRRCLSRPAASSAAIPRLSFAQSLWNPGAKIPGAGIYGIDKQMWVKPRSKNDFLIDDVLALCSGGIRIGFDIGGGAANFAARMAERNVTVVTSTLEIGGKPMNEFVAARGLFPLLLSPAQRFPFYDSVFDLVHAINALDEGGAPSLGQASRTEALEFFMFDIDRVLRAGGVFWLDNDLCTDDDRKRTVTRLLERLGYKKLKWVVGEKADASSSGKTQIRLSAVLQKPARSRTASHSPENS